The segment ACGGATCTAAAAGTCTTACAAAAAAATATAAACGAACTATATGGAATTTCAAATATAATTGCCCACAGCAAAAAGATGGAAGATCTTTTGGGGATCGTAAAAAAAATTGCCACTGTAAACAGCAACGTACTTCTGATCGGTGAATCCGGTACAGGGAAGGAGCTTATAGCCAGAGCGATCCACAACCTCAGTAACAGATCCAAAAACAGGTTTTTAGCAATAAATTGTGCAGCAATCCCGGAAACACTCGAAGAAAGTCTATTTTTTGGTTACGAAAAAGGTGCATTCACAGGGGCTGATACATCCAAAAAAGGTTATTTCGAGGAAGCCAACCATGGTACAATTTTTTTAGATGAAATAGGTGAAGCTTCCTTAAGTCTCCAGACTAAACTATTAAGAGTTATTCAGGAAAGAAATATCAAGAGATTAGGTTCATCTGAACCGATCGACGTGGATGTTAGGATAATTTCAGCCACAAACAGAGATCTTGCAAAAGAGGTGGATCTTAAGCAGTTTCGTAATGATTTATACTACAGGATAAACGTAATTACCATAAAAATACCTCCATTGAGAGATCGTATTGAAGATATCCCATACCTTGCGGAATTTTTCGTAAAAAAATTCTGCAAAGAATTTAATAAAATCCAGATGAAGATATCGCCAGAATTCATGAAACTGCTTTATTCCTATGACTGGCCCGGAAATGTAAGGGAACTTGAAAATCTTATAGAAAAAGCCGTGGCATTATCAGATGGAGATCTGCTTAAAGCTGACATAATAAAAGATCATATTGTTGGTAATCCAGAGCTAAAAAGTGATGTAATCGATTATAAAACTGCAAAATTACATTTTGAAAGGGATTATTTAAATAGAATATTAATGATAACCGGAAATAATATTCAGATGGCAAGTAAACTGGCCGGACTCGATCCTGCCACAATCCATCGAAAACTTGCAAAGATCAAAAATGTATAAAGTAATATCTTTAATATTATTTATACTGGTTTATAAATTCTCTTATTCTGAAACAATAATAAGATTCAGTCATGTCGTAAGCGTGGATAGTCCCAAAGGAATCGCAGTGGAAAAATTCAAAACGGAGCTGGAAAAGATCTCTTCTGGCAGGCTAAAGGTATTGATATATCCCGAAGGCACACTTTTTGACGATATCCCTGTGATAGAAGCATTGAAGAAAAATATCGTACAGATGGCTG is part of the Calditerrivibrio nitroreducens DSM 19672 genome and harbors:
- a CDS encoding sigma-54-dependent transcriptional regulator; the encoded protein is MDKIFVIDDEIYTLEFFSGLLSDEYELFKFRSPTEALKKIDKIYPDLIICDNLMPELSGFELLDIINKEYPDITFIMMTAYGSIDIAVEAIKKGAFDFITKPFDNIEELNIKIKKAIENSKLKTDLKVLQKNINELYGISNIIAHSKKMEDLLGIVKKIATVNSNVLLIGESGTGKELIARAIHNLSNRSKNRFLAINCAAIPETLEESLFFGYEKGAFTGADTSKKGYFEEANHGTIFLDEIGEASLSLQTKLLRVIQERNIKRLGSSEPIDVDVRIISATNRDLAKEVDLKQFRNDLYYRINVITIKIPPLRDRIEDIPYLAEFFVKKFCKEFNKIQMKISPEFMKLLYSYDWPGNVRELENLIEKAVALSDGDLLKADIIKDHIVGNPELKSDVIDYKTAKLHFERDYLNRILMITGNNIQMASKLAGLDPATIHRKLAKIKNV